From Gemmatimonadaceae bacterium:
CAGCACAAGCTCGGCGTGCGCGACGCGCCGGCCGAACGCGCCGACGCGCTGGTGAAGGGCGCGATCCAGACATACGACGCCGACGTTCCCGTGGGCTTCAGCGCCAACCCGCAACAGGCGCTCAGCGCCCGGCGGCATCTGAAGATCACGATCGAGATCGACATCGTCGATCAGTCCAATGGCCATTTGTTGTTCACGAACAAGGCGCTCACCGGCGAAGCTGACTACAACGAGCGCGCCGAGGCGGAAGGACGCCGCCAGGCGATCGCCAAACTGGTCCAGCAGATCGTGGACGGAGTGCAAAGCAATTGGTGACGACGCGGCGTGGCGCCAGCTCGATCGGCTGCCTGTTCAGCCTCCTTCTTCTCGCCGCGGTGGTGTATTTCGGCGTGAACGTGGGTGAGGCGTACTGGCGCTTCTATCAGTTCCGCGACGACATCCAGCAGGAAGTCCGTTTCGCCGGCCAACGGACCAATGACGCGATCGTGACGCGGCTTCGCGCCGCCGCCGATTCGCTGGGACTCCCGGAAGCGGCGGGGCACGTGATCGTTCGCCGTGTGCGCGGCGTGATCTCGGTCGAGTCGTTCTACGACGAGCCGGTCGAGCTGCCGGGCCACGTTCGCGAGCTCCACTTCCATCCCCGCGCCGAAGGACCGCTTTGAGCGACGCCGCCGACCCACGTGAGAAGATCCTCACCTGGGATCGCG
This genomic window contains:
- the lptE gene encoding LPS assembly lipoprotein LptE — translated: MLLLSGCLYSLAGGGLPPNIHTMAISAFDNQTASPDVTKELYDRMHEELQHKLGVRDAPAERADALVKGAIQTYDADVPVGFSANPQQALSARRHLKITIEIDIVDQSNGHLLFTNKALTGEADYNERAEAEGRRQAIAKLVQQIVDGVQSNW